Part of the Robbsia sp. KACC 23696 genome, GCGATTGGCATCGATCGCCTCGCGGTTACGCTAGGTCCGGACATCATTAAATTTTCGGGTGCCGGCTTCGCCGGTGCCACAGTGGGTGGTTATATCCTCCAAGCAGCGTCAGTATTACGTATCGGTGTGACCTCTGCAGACACAGTGGGACTCATCAAGGATGCAATGAAATATGACGCGACGATATTAGATCGATTCAACAAGGTCTACAAACCTATGCGAGCCCGGGGCATCCCTGCAAAGACCGCCTATTTCACGGCGCTAGCCACGGTGCAAAGTGACGAAAACTATGCGGATCTAGTGAAGCAAAAAGAGCTGCATCTCACTTATTCGAGCGATGGTGAGAAAGCCCGCTTTGCGATCAAGATGGCTGGGCTCATGGCGATATTTCAGGTCATATCGCTGCTATGTGCAACGGCGAAGGCCGATAAGACCGGCGAAGATTATGCGATGATCGTGACCAGTAGCCTGGCAACTATATCCGTCTTGCTTCAAGTGCCGACGGATGCAATGAAGGCAAGATTCGGGGATGCCGTAAAATATTCTATTTCCAATATGAAGGCAGTTTCGGGATTTTTGGGCAGCATATCTGCGGTTATCTCGGTTGTGCTAGATGTAAGTCATCGAAAGAAAGACACTGCGCATAATCCAGCAGCCGGGGCAATCTTTGCCACAAAAATAATGCTCGCCGGATGGACTACGGGAGCAGCCTTGGTTACTGCATTCTGTTATGCAGCGCCATATCTACTGTCAGTAGTAGGACCTGGCCGGATGGCATTCCTTGCAAAAGCACACGTCACAATGGCCAGCGCCAGCGCGAAGGCAGCGGCAGCGAAAAAGCTGGCAGGCTCGGCCGGCGAGGGGCTCAGTAACATTGCGAAAAAAGAATCAATTTCATACGCGGGCGAATCAGCCGCGCGAGTTGCAGCAACTGGCCTGGGCGTGGAAGTCGTCGCCGCAGATGGGGCAGGCATGCTGATAGCGCGAATAGCTCTCTTCGCTGCCGGCTGGGAAGTCGCTATCGCCGTAACAGTCGTTAGCGTCCTCTACAGTTATTTCAAAAACGACGATCTTCAGGCTTGGTTGATAGAGTGTCCGTTCGGAGCCTCCCCTAAGAATCCCGCAGAGGAAGTTACCATTTCCCATAAAAATTTTGAGAAAGCGTTGTCTGTAACCTAATTAGACGCGTAGCTTGCAAAGCTTTCTGCATTGCCTCTGTAGGTAAACGACAAAAGTAGCTAACTATGTCCAAAATATCACCGACTTCAACAACGGCCCTCCTCCATGGTACGATTTCCAAACTTAGGCAAAGGAGAGGATCAGCAGATTTTCTCTTTTCTGACGAACAGAAGCGCAAATTGTCGCTTGCGGTTCTAGCGGACTTTATCTCTGGTAATGACGGTATCGGAGCGTCGCTGTCGAGCATGTCCGATATCACGACGGAGAGAGCGGACATACTCAACTTTGAGTTGGACGGTAAAAGCGTCCAGGTATGCGTATGGGCGTCGAATTTCGTCGAGGGCGATGAGGTTTGGGTGGTTGCAGAGAACATCCAAGGGAAATGGACAGGATATGCAATACACCGCCCCGCCGACGGACTCACTGCGGTTTATCCGCACTGTACACGGGGGATGTTTGCACACGTCAAGGCTTGCGTGATGTGGACATTTGTTGTGGCGTTCATATCGTATGCGTTTCTAATGATAGTCGTTTATCCAACCACCGACTCTTGGGCCGAGGTCGTCAGCTTTGGCATGATGGCAGCGCCTGTCGCATTGGGTCTCACTTCCCTTTTCGCCATTCGAGGCGCGTGGAAATTCAATAAAATCGTCCGCATGGCGGAACGTATTTTCACCACCTTCGGCTGGCCCAATCCGAAGTGGGTCGACCTCCGAAGTGGCGTCAAGAAAATGAAGCGCGAAGGAGACCCGCCGTCTTTCGGCGTGTCGCTATTCCGATATTTCCCTAAGAAG contains:
- a CDS encoding putative type VI secretion system effector — encoded protein: MSKISPTSTTALLHGTISKLRQRRGSADFLFSDEQKRKLSLAVLADFISGNDGIGASLSSMSDITTERADILNFELDGKSVQVCVWASNFVEGDEVWVVAENIQGKWTGYAIHRPADGLTAVYPHCTRGMFAHVKACVMWTFVVAFISYAFLMIVVYPTTDSWAEVVSFGMMAAPVALGLTSLFAIRGAWKFNKIVRMAERIFTTFGWPNPKWVDLRSGVKKMKREGDPPSFGVSLFRYFPKK